Proteins found in one Candidatus Nanoarchaeia archaeon genomic segment:
- a CDS encoding nucleotidyltransferase domain-containing protein yields the protein MDTRKSKLIRELKEFKKENKIEKMYLFGSRAKGKPHKWSDVDLIVVSKRFRKRGMLERAPPLYMKWDLDYPVDFLCYTPEEFNKLKKQISIVREAVKQGVVV from the coding sequence GTGGATACAAGAAAATCTAAACTGATAAGGGAGCTTAAAGAATTCAAGAAAGAGAATAAGATTGAGAAGATGTATCTATTTGGTTCAAGAGCAAAAGGAAAGCCTCATAAATGGAGTGATGTAGATTTGATTGTGGTCTCAAAAAGATTTAGAAAGAGAGGTATGCTTGAAAGGGCGCCTCCTCTGTATATGAAATGGGATCTTGATTATCCTGTAGATTTTTTGTGCTATACTCCTGAAGAGTTTAATAAACTTAAGAAACAGATTAGCATAGTAAGAGAGGCTGTAAAGCAGGGAGTTGTAGTGTAG
- a CDS encoding HEPN domain-containing protein — protein MKEEIKRWIDRAEADIRTANNSFKSGDYYASAFWCQQVAEKAFKALLIKRTKEFPKIHDLTRLAKLSNAPARIIEVCAKLNPSYTASRYPDSPESYTQKEAEQMIDYCQEVLKWIQENLN, from the coding sequence ATGAAGGAAGAAATAAAGAGATGGATCGACAGGGCAGAAGCTGATATAAGAACAGCTAACAACAGTTTCAAAAGCGGCGATTATTATGCTTCAGCTTTCTGGTGCCAGCAGGTTGCTGAAAAGGCGTTTAAGGCATTGCTTATCAAAAGAACAAAGGAATTTCCTAAAATCCATGATTTGACCAGGTTAGCTAAACTAAGCAATGCGCCTGCAAGGATTATAGAAGTATGCGCAAAATTAAATCCATCCTACACCGCTTCCCGCTATCCAGACTCTCCAGAAAGCTATACACAGAAAGAGGCCGAGCAGATGATAGATTACTGTCAAGAGGTATTAAAGTGGATACAAGAAAATCTAAACTGA
- a CDS encoding DUF2283 domain-containing protein, which translates to MNKKYNYDKESDSLFIYLKEGEEESFEEIAPGINIELNKRDEIIGIEILEASRFIQRLKPVAIKQ; encoded by the coding sequence ATGAATAAGAAGTATAATTATGATAAGGAATCTGACTCGCTTTTTATCTACTTAAAAGAAGGAGAAGAGGAAAGCTTTGAAGAGATTGCTCCCGGCATAAACATAGAGCTAAATAAAAGAGACGAGATCATAGGGATAGAGATACTTGAAGCCTCACGCTTCATTCAAAGACTAAAACCAGTTGCAATAAAACAATAG